In Sporichthya polymorpha DSM 43042, a genomic segment contains:
- a CDS encoding endonuclease domain-containing protein: MPGAGGGGRFHRARLRAADLPGFRPLTAPLRTALDCGRTMPLLDADVVLDSATHGGGVSLATLRTAADAARGHGAAALRQAVRFVDDLAESPLETVLRLLVVLLGADVAIQVRFRGVGRVDIVLDGWLVIEADGFEFHSTRQQYREDRRRGNLLIERGTVVLRFSFEDVRFRLPGVLAQIERVWRLGPPWRSGAWSPQ; this comes from the coding sequence GTGCCGGGAGCGGGCGGCGGGGGTCGTTTCCATCGCGCTCGACTTCGCGCGGCGGACCTGCCCGGCTTTCGGCCGCTCACCGCGCCGCTGCGGACCGCGCTGGACTGCGGGCGGACGATGCCGCTGCTCGACGCCGACGTCGTACTCGACTCCGCAACGCACGGCGGCGGGGTGTCGCTGGCGACCCTTCGGACGGCTGCGGATGCCGCGCGGGGTCACGGCGCCGCGGCGCTGCGGCAGGCCGTCCGCTTCGTCGACGACCTCGCGGAGTCACCCCTGGAGACTGTGCTGCGGTTGCTGGTCGTCCTGCTGGGGGCGGACGTCGCGATCCAGGTTCGCTTCCGTGGCGTCGGCAGGGTCGACATCGTGCTCGACGGCTGGCTGGTCATCGAGGCGGACGGGTTCGAGTTTCACTCGACTCGACAGCAGTACCGGGAGGACCGCCGTCGCGGGAACCTGCTCATCGAACGCGGGACGGTCGTGCTCCGCTTTTCCTTCGAGGACGTGCGGTTCCGCCTCCCTGGCGTGCTCGCCCAGATCGAGCGCGTGTGGCGCCTGGGGCCGCCGTGGCGCTCGGGCGCGTGGTCTCCCCAGTGA